The genomic interval AGACAAATAATGTGCAATCATCCGCCTCAAGTGGTAATGTTCGTTCTAAGACCGATCCGGCATGGGAGCACTTCACTTTATCTATTAATGATAAAGGAACAAAGGTTTACCATTGCCTCTATTgtggaaaaaaatatcaaggtgGGGAATTTATAGAATGAAAGAGCATTTAGCCGGGAAAAAAATGGTAACATACTTCCTTGTGGGAAAAGTCCCTCACGATGTTCGTGAATGCATCAAAGAATATATTACTAACTCCACATCTTCCAAATCAAGAGGGAAGGAATTAGTTAAAGAAGCATatgaagaagtagaagaggTTGAAGAACAAGAGATAAATCCTACCAAGAATTTTggaaaaaggaaagcaaaaggttctttagaaaattttataacatcAAAGCCAACTTCACTATCTCAACCAGGAATCAAGAGTGCAATGGCAAGCAAGCAATTCATAAGGCAAATATGGCATTTGCTAGGTGGTGTTTTGATGCTTGTATTCCTTTTAATGCTATGTGGTCACCTTATTTTCAACAAATGGTGGATGCTATTGGGAGTATTGGTGTGGGATATAATGCTCCTTCTTATAATGACATGCGAGTTAATTTATTGCATGATTGCAAGAAAGAATGTCAGTTGCTTATTGATAGCTACAGAAGCCAATGGGCTAATTGTAGATGCACAATTATGGGAGATGGTTAGACGGATCAAAGGCAAAgaactttgattaattttttggtgTATTGTCCTACAGGAATATCTTTTGTGAAATCTGTTGACGCCTCAGATATTTTAAAAGATGCCAccaatttatgtaatttattcatGGAGATTATTGAATGGGTTGGACAGGATAATGTGGTTCATTTGGTGACCGATAATGCAAGCAATTATGTTGCGGCAGGAAGgttaatacatgaaaaaaatatgatcataTATATTGGTCTCCTTGTGCTTTGCACATTATGCtgaatttgatttttgaaagaTATTGGAAAAAAAGAGATCATGTAGCGAAAGCTTGTATCACGATGCTTCTAAGGTGACTATTTTTGTCTACAACCATATATACATACTATCTTGGTTGAGAAAAAGATCTGGATGGAAAGAGATTGTGCGTCCAGGAGTAACACGTTTTGCTACTACATTCATTACTTTGAAAAGTATCTATGATCATAAACATGACTTGCAAGCATTGGTGACAAATAAGTATTACACAAGCCATAAGATATCTAAAAGTCCAGTGGGTAAAACAGTTACTTCTATTATCTTGGATGGCAAATTTTGggaagaatgtttatttatggTGAAGATTGCAGCTCCCATCATTAGGTTTTTACGTGTTGTTGATGCGGATGAGAAACCTTCACTTGGTTATGTTTATGAAGGCATGATTAGGATTCGAAAAGCAATCATGGCCATCTTCAGAAACAAGTCTACAATGTATGGTCcctatattaaaattattgatgAGAGATGGGATAAGCATTTGCGGCGAAACCTTCATGCAGCTGCTTATTTTTTGAATCCCGCTTTTCTCTATGATAAAGAAGCATTTTGTGAAACTCCAGAAGTGATGCAAGGCTTGTTAGATTTACTTGAAAAGAGAAGTATATGCAGTGATAGTGAAAAGGCAATGAGGGAGATCAGATTTTATCGGGATCGATTAGGAAATTTTAGTCGTGAATCAGCTCTTTCCTCTGCTAATAAAATACAACCCAGTgagtaacaataataattgatatattttatattcaacTTTCATTTTTACTAATTGTGTGTGGTTCTAAATTTTTAACACTTTATTATGTAAATTATTTCAGATGAATGGTGGAGGCTATTTGGATATAGTACTCCTTTCTTGCAAAAAGTTGCTATTTGACTCATTAGTcaaacatcatcttcttcattatgTGAGCGTAACTGGAGTGTTTTTGAGAGAATTCacaccaaaaaaagaaatagattggAGCATCAAAGGCTTAGTGATCTTGTATTTGTAAATTATAATCTTCGTTTGAAGTGCAGGtaatatgtaaattttataaaagagcATGgtgttgaatttttatttttaatgttcctTTTAGTTCTTTCatcttatataattttctttttgtataggcttcaatacaaaaataaattatgatccGGTTGATTATGATTGCATTGACAAAAGCGGACTTTTTGgatagtgaagaagaagaagaaagcgtAAATTCGTAGATGGAGATATGGTTGAAGCAATATATGCAGAAGATGCTATTCCAAATTTGGATGAAAGCCACAATCAAGGTCAATGAATCAATGATAAGATTTTAAGTTAATTacatgaaatttttgttttaacatGATGCAATTTCTTAACATTGTTAACCTTCTCtattttttgattgttttgcCACTAGATGACGTGGATATGAATGAACTCAATGAAGAAGTGGATTTTGAGTTATTTGGTAATACAAGCTATGATGATGCATTTGATCAACATGAGAACTTGGGGCAAAGAGATGATAATGAGGGTTGACTACACCATCAACCATGATTTGTGAATTTTGCTTAAGAATGAACTTTCTAGTgaatttttcttattcaatatgttgtatggattttatttgaatgtgctAAAAACTTTTGTGTGTAAGactatgcattttttttttacctttcttaATGGGTTTATTGCATAGTATGATTTAAATGCATCATTTGCTTAGGATTACCTATTTAGTGTATTTTATGGGTTTGATTTCAATGTTTGAAAAACTATATTAGTTCATTTTATTTAGCATGCCcagggtttaaattttttaattttatgtgtttgatttccccgtttgaaaaaattcatgagatttattttatttagtcatTCATATAAATTTGGTTTAAATGTTGTTAGTGTTGTGTTTTAATTATATGGAATCACGAATTGTTTTGGTTGATAACTTGatatattgtgtatttgatttaaaaattaattcaatatttaatgtatttttaaatttttatattatatttttaattatttatttattaaatccggttcgacccggttcaACCGCGGTTGGACCTCTTGATCCTTGAACCTTGACCTTCTCCGGTTCAAAGGTCCGGTCCGGTTATGACTACCTagcttgagagagggcttcggctagggttttgaggagtattggctaggtttttggagaggttctacggctccgacatcctgtatcgtttggaagaaggttattgggagagctttcgtctgcatcgatccggtgaggtgtatcctaggccggacaaaggatcccttgcgacgagtagaggactctccacaagaccatcaacacgaccatcgagggggtttctttatggattcattgcttttacattctatttctttgattgtacttagctccatggagagctaaacccctagtgggtacttgggtgattgtgaaccctaggatgtattcgtttcattgaacttctttattatgctttcaataaattgatgtttattgtgagttccaaccttgaatgcttgattgtatgaacatttcccctagagtgacactagggttgagagttcttgttggtaaccttgtgagtgagtgacacaccacgagcgttagacaaaaagctaggttggagagggttgagagggtgagtcgagagtgcaggagcgtcccctttccctccgacgtgatagattctacctcggtTCCTCGAGggtctttgcggccataatagagtgaatggtctaagggatgaatctccgctggggcttagttgcgtggcATGCGAGTGAAAGCgttgagggatcttagtatctagggcttaattgtagttagggaccttccgctggaccaaagggttagggtctataattaggaagagatttatcactggaatccctagagctcattgcaactttattcgagtgcgaggttgagaggttatttaatctctcctcgggacatgaatagagttaggcatagttgaccttagatttgggactatgtatgaaggattttccacgactcaccattgcattgattaggaagcataatagagagttcttgcacttgaagcgattatcctagggtgaagcatcatccgagtaccccatctttatagattgccttacctcctccttactttttgctctcttacttgttgctttttaattgttgagaattgaatcattgtcacacttatcattgttgatattccacatagctaagaatcgaattaagtgtctttactccctactccctgtggattcgatacccgctcacccgggattattacttcaacaaacccgtgcacttgcgggatatacacaaggggaccttgtcagcttGGACACTTAGGAAAATTCTTCATCCTTTGCTTGTTTTATCCTCGAATTCACTACTAATTGCTTTGAGCTCTAATTTCCTAAACCATTAACAAAAACACCCAAGGTAGCATCGAATATATAGAAAAAGGTACTAGATGACAAGCAAAAGTCTGAATTGGgagtaagaaaacatgatatgaattgcactcatcattGACTATGAAGGAAACAACGACCATTTTTAGAATAACCCATATAACAACACCTATAACCCCAGGTGGAGGAATCATCCTAACTTCTTTTGGAGCCAACAAGGGCAAGGGCAAGGTCTACCAAGGCAGTTTTGACCATCATAGCCTCAACCTCTACTCCCTTGACAACCACCTCAATAAGGAATAGGGTCATTACTTGAAACACACATTGCAAGATACATTTAAGCAAATGATGTACAACTCACAGGACATGAAGAGTTGTTGAGGAACCAACAAGCATTCCTATAGAATCTGGGGCACTAAGTGGCACAAATTTTTAAACCTCTTGCTGAGCTATCTTCGGGTTCACTCTTGAAAATGAATCTGCAACCCAAGAACCCGAGAATGAATCTCTTTAGGCACTCACCCTGAGGAGTGGCAAGGAGTTTGCATCCCTTGCAACCCAAGAACCTAAGAATGAATATGCTGAACATCAAGAGGTTAGAATTGAAGACAAATCTTTTGATGGTGTTATTGGAGAGAATGAGAAGCATCCAAGCAAGGACAAGTCTAGTGTTCCTAAATATCAGCCCAAGTTACCTTATCCTACTAAAGTAAAGAAACATAAGGAGGAGGAAcaattcaataaattatttagGATGTTCAAAACGTTGCTCATTAATGTCCCATTGGTTAAGGTCCTTGCTCAAATGCCTCTCTATACAATGTTTCTCAAGGAATTATTGACTAATAAGAGAGACATATAGGAGATAGCTATTGTTACTTTGAGCGAGGAGTgctccaccatcatcaccaacaaaattccTAAGAAGGAGAAAGGCGGGGAGCTTTCATCATCCCATACATAATTGGGGGATTGGTAGATGAAAAGGAACTTGTCGATCTTGGCGCAAGCATTAATTTGATTCcctataaaatatttcaaaggtTGGAACTTGGAGAGTTTAAACCAATGAGTATGAAAAACTCTAACTCGCCGATCAATCTATTCGCTACCCAatgggcatcattgaagacattctAGTAAAGGTTGATAGATTTATCTCTTCCTGTGGATTTAATGATCCTAGACCTAAATAACAAGGCGGAAGTGCCTGCGATCCTTGGGTGACCATTTTTGGTGACATTACAGGctttaattgatattaaaaATGGTCTAATGGTTCTGGAGTTAGTGACGAGGAAGTTGTATTTAAATTGCGGGATGCCATGTGCCACTCTATAGATTATGATGACAGTATGACACGTGTTATGCTTTGGACGTGATTGATGATCATTGTGTCTCTGATTTCATGTAGGGCACATGGATGAAGAATGAGCTATCTGAGTTCTAGTTCCTCGATGTTGAGGAACAACCTAATAAAATAGAGGAGGGGCCCACCACCATGATGACACGACTGATCAGGTGAAGGACCCCAACGAGAATGATCATAAGACTCCTAGTCCAAACAGGTGGAAAACATTTTTAGCTAGGAAGAAGAGAAAGCAGTCCACCTACCACCCCCAAGATGAACACACACTCTACAATACTAAATGAAGGTaaaatttgttttgattaacaCTATCTCCTTACCCGTGTGCTTATGATGCAAGAACCTTTAAGCGAATTATTCTCATGACCCTCCTTGATTGAGACTAGGTACGTAAAagttagtgatgttaaacaagcgcttcttgggagacaaacccaagtgtttttttatagttgttttttctcatttttcccTCTCTTTATAGtgtttcatttttcttgtattcaatttttcatctttttgggTGTTTTTACTTTATGAACTAGGTGAAACTTGAGACTTTGGAAAATTTTGATCATCTTTGGTTGTTCTACTGTTGCTAAGCTTATGTACGAAAGATTTAgttgtgtttggttgagaattttcaAGTCTTGTAATTGCTCTATTTTTTCTAAGTAAAGTATGACCATTATTATGGCCATGTACTTCttagaagttaaaaaaaattggaaaaagaggCCCATGCTTCAAGGAACACAGGTTCACTGCTCCTTGCAAGGTCGTgctctcaattatttttttaactatgacTTTTTCCAAATGAAAAAGCATGGTCAAAAGCATGGTCTCAAGCACGACTCAGTGCTCTTCCAGGGACACTCATCctatttaagggaaaaaaagCACGATCGCCAAGCACAACCGTGCTTCTTAAGTGTGCTCTTACACTAATATTCCTCTTCCATTCTTTTTCCCTTTAATAGCTACCAGCCACCGTGCTCTGTCATGTATATTCTTCTTCCCCGAGTTTCTTCCCCTCATTTTTGCTCTTATTGTGGTTTAATTGCCTGATATTTGAGCTTTTCTCTAGAGGAATTACTCTCgccctttctttcttcttcttcgagcAATGGTATAATCTATTCCTTTGATTCTAGACCGTTTATAGCATCTTTCTTTTGTTTCGTGTCTCTTGTAATTGATCTATGCATGCTTTACTTGCTTTATAATGCTTGATTCATAAATTTTGGACTACAAACCATGATTCCATGTCTATTTTCTTATTAGGGATAATAACAAAGCATGGCCGTACTCATCTATACCCTAGATGATTTCCTGACCATCATGCCTCGTGTTCTTACCCCACAAGCACAAGCATGCTCTTTTGGCAACATAGGCATACTTGCATGTGCCCtagtttatatttcaaaaaatcatGCTCTGTGCTCTTATCTGCCCAACACACCTATGATACCGGTAAGAAAGGCCGTGCTTAGTTAAAAATTCATGTATTTGATTTGTGCAATAATTTTTACGTAGATATTATGCCAAGATTAAAGACCCTGATATTTGGGCCCACTTCCAAGTGGGCAAGGGATGAGAGTAGTTCCCTGGTTACCCCGACAAGGCTGGAGTTCAACATATCGGAACACCAGTTATGATATAATTGCCTAACTACTTGACGCATCGACGAGTCCTGGGAGATCGATTGGGACATCCTACATGAGGTGGGGCTCGTCGAGGAGGTTCGAGGCCTCCTTTGCATTGGgccatgtgataagtgcttgtgtattagtaatatgaaatattcttttcttacaaagagtattaattttctcatattttatcgcttatacatgtgtatttgtgttacttttgtgcatgtagggttctggagacaagtatggaagaaagaagccaaagtagatcgtgaatgcatgttgttgatgagatcttggagtgaacaaaagtgaagacataagttatGGTCAAAGACaagtgagtgtgtgccaacctccattgtgctcaagtgaacatgcaaagtggaggggcacaaaggcagtcacactcatgtgttccaacttgtgcaaagctagcaagatttttgtgaaatgtgattttgttgaagaagcaaagcgatctaccgcatgaatgtgtgcccattcatgtggcatcaatgaaaagtgtggattcaggattattttggtggagtactttagcaggttaatgtaggaaatcactgtagtaaagttactgtagcagtcaCAGTTTATAGGCCACAAAAAATCAACTCCTGTAGattcacacaagcgtgtggaaattcaacacgctcgtgtggatgcccaattccagccctatttaagtcgcgatttcagcccattttgagaatcttttccccatcttttgcccatctcttcaccatctttggaagtgctcgcgactagggtttagaggggctttggcaaggcttttggagtggttttacagctttcaacaccgcgtttcttcggaagaaagttattgggggagttttcatcggcatcaattcggcgaggtgtgccctagctaggcttgacaagggaacctttggagaagacgcggccactccacaagaccatcgacatgaataccaaggtggttttacttatggattgcatgcttttacttttgatttcattattaattgtatcttgctccatggaaagctaaacccctagtggttacttggacttataaaccctaggattatattatttctttgacctttcttttatgtttctttaattgatgtctttaattgagtttcaatcttgaatgcttgttaaatgggttttcctttagagtgacactagggttgagagcctacattggtaacaattgtgagtgagtgacacatcatgagggttagacaaagcaagattggagagggtcgagagggtgagtcgagagatagctgAACGTCCCTTTTcaccttcggtgtgatttatcctacctccgtgttctaAGAATTCTTTgtgatcacaa from Dioscorea cayenensis subsp. rotundata cultivar TDr96_F1 chromosome 7, TDr96_F1_v2_PseudoChromosome.rev07_lg8_w22 25.fasta, whole genome shotgun sequence carries:
- the LOC120265061 gene encoding uncharacterized protein LOC120265061, with amino-acid sequence MAFARWCFDACIPFNAMWSPYFQQMVDAIGSIGVGYNAPSYNDMRVNLLHDCKKECQLLIDSYRSQWANCRCTIMGDGISFVKSVDASDILKDATNLCNLFMEIIEWVGQDNVVHLILEKKRSCSESLYHDASKVTIFVYNHIYILSWLRKRSGWKEIVRPGVTRFATTFITLKSIYDHKHDLQALVTNKYYTSHKISKSPVGKTVTSIILDGKFWEECLFMVKIAAPIIRFLRVVDADEKPSLGYVYEGMIRIRKAIMAIFRNKSTMYGPYIKIIDERWDKHLRRNLHAAAYFLNPAFLYDKEAFCETPEVMQGLLDLLEKRSICSDSEKAMREIRFYRDRLGNFSRESALSSANKIQPNEWWRLFGYSTPFLQKVAI